TGTTTTTCATATGGTTTTAAAcctaatatattattagaattaaattttttattgaaatatttgtttataaaatataaatctaaatatattagaaaagaatctacattttgttttttcaaATCTTCTTTATTAAAGTATATCcaataaaattttaaaaagctgatatacttttttggtgtacatttaaaaatagacatatttcttattttgtttatttggtaattattattcatattatgtgtacttatatattcgctttgaatattatacatatgttCCATCTgatttcttttattattattagaatTATTCTTTTGTTCAACCAAATTATTTTGATGTAAATTTGGATTGGATAtattgttcttttttttaacaaacATTTGAATATGTACAGTGGTATTgtatgatgaaaataaaaatatttcacgtaaattatttttcataaagAATATTTCCTTTACCTTTTCATCATATTCAAGACATTTGTTTAATTTGacattataaatatattttattttattttttttcatactGTCTAAATCAAATTTATGATAAGGAGAAAAGTGAACATTtggatttttttttttctttatcttttgtacattttttttatctctTTCTTTTTCCCTTATTccaaaaatatttttcttgtATAAATTAGTTAAGTCATTATTGTTTTCATTTCTATTTCTCTTTTTGGATATATTTGTTACTTCtttttgaatattatattcaacATTAACAATTTCAATTTTGctgttttttttaaggtttttcttttttatatttttaattttttttttattttttaccTGAACAGAGCAGGTAATAATTTCATGAAGATTTCTTTTGTTTAAAAGTATATTATCAGGTTTTAAATCATGGTAAGccacatttttttttagtagAGAAAttaatgttttatatatttgtaaaaacaaatatttgAGAAATTTTTCAGAATATAATTGTATTTGCACAGAatcatttttgttatttttttctaatataatacctttttttttgttttttttatatatagaataaattccaattttttttttaaaatacaTGGACTgatatttaatatattgcaagaatatacatatgatttttttttcattatcccaaaatattttttcaataagaataatatttttatttttcaagtaaattaaaaagaaaatttcatttaaaattttatgaaaataattgGTCATAAATACTTGATCATTTATGTAATATGGACAGTTGTTTTTTAAACATGGgattaaataaaaaagtttcatacaatattttttgttgttaaaaacatttttacaataataaatgttACCAAATTGTGTGTTATGTATACATTTGATTATAAGAAATTCGTTTATAAAATAGGAggtacatttttttttaattttatataaattctttataatattatgtccactattattaaatataactttatttttattatattgttgTAATAGGAGGCTGTAAATAACGTTGTACTTTATGTcgtaatatatttttaaattattattaatttttaatatatctaaaagaaacttttcattaaaatcattaattaattttgtgtttattttaatttgttcttttggacatttttctatttcatatttataatatgttgTACAATTTGAAAGAATGCCTGATTgaatatattcttttattttctcGTGCAATAAATTTACAAATGTATCTtgtatatcttttttatcaaatagattattaaaaaaataatccATATCTTTTAAGTTGtataattaaaagaaaacgaaaaaaaaaaaaaaaaaaaaaaaaaaaaaaaaaaaagagaaataaaaaaaaaaaaaaaaaaaaaaaaaaaaaaaaaaataaaaaaaaaaaaaaaaaaaaaaaaaaaaaaaaaaaataaaattaaaaaaaataaaaaaaNNNNNNNNNNNNNNNNNNNNNNNNNNNNNNNNNNNNNNNNNNNNNNNNNNNNNNNNNNNNNNNNNNNNNNNNNNNNNNNNNNNNNNNNNNNNNNNNNNNNNNNNNNNNNNNNNNNNNNNNNNNNNNNNNNNNNNNNNNNNNNNNNNNNNNNNNNNNNNNNNNNNNNNNNNNNNNNNNNNNNNNNNNNNNNNNNNNNNNNNNNNNNNNNNNNNNNNNNNNNNNNNNNNNNNNNNNNNNNNNNNNNNNNNNNNNNNNNNNNNNNNNNNNNNNNNNNNNNNNNNNNNNNNNNNNNNNNNNNNNNNNNNNNNNNNNNNNNNNNNNNNNNNNNNNNNNNNNNNNNNNNNNNNNNNNNNNNNNNNNNNNNNNNNNNNNNNNNNNNNNNNNNNNNNNNNNNNNNNNNTATATCATATTAACAcaataataagaaaaaaaaaaaaaaaaaaatttgtttAATATACCAGATGTATAGGTTTATGCACATCTATTCCCACCttctataatatatatatatatgtgatcACAGTGccttatttattttttgattagtttaaattattattatatattgaatatattacattaaAAGTTgaataaagaataaaactcatttattgtaataaaattataagatATATCCATAACTTCTTAAAAggaatgaaaaaaaaaaattaaggGAGGGTGGCTAAATTACAACACACGACggaatattatatgtgtgaataaatatataaatgtatacatatataaaacaatgacgtataaaaaaataaaaaaaatatagtcAATCGAATAATTTtattgaagaaaataaatgacatatatgaatatatatatgtatatatgtatgtatattttttatccgtttatataattatgagGAAACAATTTGATATtgtacataaataaataaaagcGTAAAATAAAGtgaaaataagaaaattatacaaataagaatattttacaataataaaacaatatattaatttcGGGAAGTGCATTATGTTTATAGAATAAAATGGTGGAAGAATAATAAAGTAGAAATTTCGCGTTCCATCttttatgattatataagaaaaaaaggatttttcattatatatgttcagaaaataaaaaaaataaaaaaggaaagtaaaatataccataatattatatatttgatgtatataattattgtagtaaatatatatataataataaggaacatataaatatatatatatatatatatatatatatatatataattatataatataatacataatatttattatatattataataataagggCATTTTACATTTTAGTATATTTGCctataagaatatatttatgctgctattttgttaattataaatgtacatattatatatataatattatttattaaatatatattgaaatatatacttaatgaatatacgcacaaaaattatatatatattattttatatatatttatattataattatattatatatatatttatataatatattatgtatatttttcaatataaaaggaagtaaataaataaaataattaatttgaaaaaaataagagaatacatttaaataaattttaagTAAAATTTACGCACAGTATTATAAGATCATAATattgaattatataatatttaaagaaacctttttttttctttttttttcttttttttttcttttttttttccttctttatttattttttttatatattttttttttcataatgaaaatattattataacttTTTTCAAAGTAGAGcatattatgaaaattgcaattttatacattaaggatttattaaatgtataaatgtacttctaaatatgtatttatatatttttttaatttttaattaacTTTTTGCTCTCTTTTTTTAACTTTGATTTGTTAATTCTTTTACATTTTGTATAGGAAAAATTGTGATATAAAATTTCCATGAAAAATATACctaaaattttaatattacacaaaacataaaagtacataataataaagttaaaaaaaaaaaaaagaaattacAAAGAAATAAAGAGAAAAGGCAAAAGTAAACGCAAACTAAACCAAATTTAAACAgtgaaaaataaaaatcaatatttatatatatatatatatatattatataagtataatataaattttttgttgtaatatttattttaatatttatataacaattcaaagataaaagaaaaaaaaaatgtatcgaaatttatatgatacAGACAATATAATTTACTCTCCAGAAGgtaaaaaagaaaagttataatatatatatatatatatatatatatatatatatatatatatatgtgtatatatatgtgtatgaATTAATGAAAGcacatattatatgtaaatatttgtgtattcgatttaatatttgtaGGAAGATTGTACCAAGTAGAATATGCAAGTGAAGCAATAAAACAAGGAACATGTGCAGTAGCTGTAAAGTCAAAGGATTATGTGGTAAgttattttatgaaaatatgtaaaaattttaaaataatttttttttttttttttttaatgacATATTAGATATGAAAGAAAATTTGAAAAggaattatatataatagaacaaaaaaatatacatacatacatatatatatatatatatattacttttgTACGTTTGAATATGtgaacattttttttttttttttttttatatataggtTGTGAGTGGATTAAAGAAATGCATTAGTAAATTGTCTTTTCCTCAAGAGAAGATATTTAAAATTGATGATTATATTGGTATTAGTATGAGTGGAATTACTTCTGATGCTAAGGTTTTAACAAAATTTATGCAGAATGAATGTTTATCTCATAAGTTTTTATACaatgaagatataaatattgaaTCCTTAGTAAGAAGTGTAGCAGATAAATATCAGAAGAATACACAAAAGAGTAGTAAGAGAGCATTTGGAGTAGGGTTAATGATAGCTGCTTATCATAATGAACCGTGTATATTTGAAACAAGACCAAATGGATCTTATTTTGAATATGATGCTTTATCATTCGGTGCAAGATCTCATGCTTCAAAAACatatttagaaaaaaatcTTAATTTATTTGAAGAATGTTCTTTAGAAGaattaatattacattGTTTAAAAGCTTTAAAATGTTCCCTTTCAAGTGAATCTGAGTTAACCACATCTAATACAGCTTTAGCTGTTGTGGGAAAGAATCACCCTTGGCAAGAATTTTCTCCTGTACAATTAGAGGAATATCTATCAAAAGTTAAAATGGACGCTGAACAAGAAAAAGTTGAAGAAAATGTACAGAATGAAGCAAACgaataaaataaatcactcaattgtaattttttataaacagaaaaatatatatatatatatatatatatatatatatatatatacatattttatctttttttttaatatatttacttacgaaaaagaaagaaattaaagtgaaatattaaatattttaaataatttttatttatttttttgcatttttttttcttttttttttcattaaaacaatattctccttttttttttttttcaNNNNNNNNNNNNNNNNNNNNNNNNNNNNNNNNNNNNNNNNNNNNNNNNNNNNNNNNNNNNNNNNNNNNNNNNNNNNNNNNNNNNNNNNNNNNNNNNNNNNTTTTTAATTTTCGCTGTACTTACATTgtattttttgtatataaaaatatatacattaatatataaagataaatatataaacacaCTGTTTTTGATTATGCTTGGaaaaattcattatttattaaacattcaaaaataatatataatttattataattattattttattattattatatttaattatatcactcataaaaaaaaataaagagatttaaaaaatttcaaGGATTTAATATACTGattgataaaaaaaaaaaaaaagaagctaatgtatcaaataaaattataaaacatCATTTTGATAATTTTACCTTTTTGTatacaataaatatttatattataattaacttttaatatttaaagtTTTTTCATATGATCTTAAGAAACtggaataaaaaaaaaattattatattttataccttggtaaatttaaaattattatatatatatatatatatatatatatatatgtattagTACAATGcttatacatatattcatatatattgtataaattattattataatgtataataaagaGATGCTCTTTTTACattatgtgtatataataataagaatatgaaatatatatcatttgatgtatatatatttctttgATGTTTTATGGAGTATgcataaaaatatatatatatatgtgtgtgtgtctatatatatatatatatatatatatatatatttcatatataataaatgaatgttatttatttacatatttttgaaGAAGTTTATTTcgtatataatatatttataagtgtatacattatataaatccctatatttgtatgaattttttatattaatacacatatgattttattacttttttttttttttttttttttttttttataaccACATTTTAgatataacaaaaaagtaaaaagtatatatataaatatattacataatctataaatataaaatattatatatatatatatatatatatatatatatatataattttatatttagCTTTAATATAATTGGTGTGCCTTGCTCATTAAGTGTATCATAAAAGAATAACTGTCTTAtagtatattttatttattattattatttttttttttaatgagttaatatagtatatattttggttatttttcttttttttttattggTATGATCtccataaaaaataaattgtatatatattatgaatattaaaagtgtgtatatacatatttataatagtaaatatataaattatatttatatataatatgaagaGATAAAAGAAAGGCAAAATAACgaataagaaaatatatatatatatatatatatatattatatttatatattatatttttataatcatgtttgtttcaaaatattgagagaatgaaaaattgaagtaatatattttttgataataataaaaaaaaaaaaaaaatatatatatatatatatttgataaaagacaattcatttatatatgcataataattactatatttgaatacatatatttaatataaattcatatatgtataaacataagttttatatgtaaatgGAAAGGAAGAATATATAGGACACACatacaataataaatataaatataaatatatatataatatatatatatatatatatataattacatttttataatttttttttcatatatttttttgacttgttaatataatacatgtataaataatatatgaaaggaatatataatattcaattatatttttagaaTACATCTATTTAAAGAcctcatatatatatttatatatgtggGATAAAAAGAAGtctattattttgtatgtTTGATTacttataatttatatataatttttttttttttttaagttgaaaaaaaaaaaaaaaaaaaaaaattaaggttaatttatatgtgcttataagaataaattttatggagtaataaaacatttactttcatatcataatttattataatatatatataaatatatataaatatattatatttattttattttattttattattttttttttttttcgctgatcttatttttagttatttatatttttatttattttttgcttatttcataatttttttaatatttttcctCGTTTTgctttattttatatttaagaatttgtaaatttttttttttcttattgatattataaaatttttacttcacatgtatataatattatatatatatataaaagtataaataacatttatatgtgtaattatataaatatttgttGAAATTCCATTAATATAtagtatattatatatatatatatatatatatttatatatatttatatatatatttttttttttttttttccttttcatttttatatatattcatttcaGCATTTATTCctaaatattctttttcatttattttttttattttttcatgtgattatgtttattataataaataaaaagaaataaaatttttagTATCTCGAATTAGAAAAATTTGAAACAATTTGAAGACATTACGAAGGTATTTgttgtatttataaaaaaaatatatatatattattcctttttattcctttttattcctttttattttattttatttttcattttttttgttttattataaatataaattcacattattttatcaaattaagaaataaaaaatataagcAAATTAAGACATTCAAACGTAattgtacatatatatatatatatatatatatatatatataggaTTGCTctatagaaaaaaaaatatatatttcaagAAGATAGAATAAGTACATAAAATTTAAGGGATACATTGAGTtaaaatatagatataaaGAAGGAATACATATTGATTTGTATACATTAAATTGTGgattttataatatatagtattatataatatatcatatagttgatataatttttcattaattataacatttttttatattatatcctcataatttatttttataaacatGTCATCTGTGTCAACCTTACCTTATATTGGAAGCAAAATTTCCCTAATTTCCAACTCTGAAATTAGATACGAAGGAATTTTATATACGATTAATACTCACGAATCTACCGTTGCCTTACAGAATGTTCGTTCATTTGGTACTGAGGGAAGAAGGCAACCAGATATTGCCCCATCTAATGAAGTGTACGactttataatatttcgAGGTAAAGATATTAAGGATGTTACTGTAAGTGAAACAGGAAAAAATATCCCAGACGATCCAGCTATTGTTTCTATGAATATAGCTCCTAGTTCTAAGAACAATATAACAGATAacttaaattataataataatatgaatattaataaatcattaaaggtaaataataatttaatatcaTCAAATGATAGGAATATGAACAATAGGagatattataataatagacCGAACTATAATTTccattataataatagaaattataacattaaccagaataataataataacaataataataattacaaaTATAGAAATTATAGAAATTATGAGAGATCGAATTATGTTATCGGGGAATTACAATCCCAACTAAACCCTGCTCTGAAAAATAAGTTTAGTCCCGATTTTGATTTTAATACTAATAATATGAAgtttgataaaaataatatattagaggagaaaaataaagaagCTTCTACTGCCTTGAATAATCATATGCAAGTTGGGGGATATGATAAGAATTCAAGTTTCTTTGATAATATAAGCTGTGAAACTTTAGATAAAAAACAAGGAATTGATGAGAAGGTCGATAGAGAAAAGTTAAGAATGCTAGATGTTGATACTTTTGGAATAGCAGCTGCACATTATAGGACTAATATGCATAATAGACATCAAAACCGAATTAAAATGAGAAATAATCGAAAgcataaaatattttcacagaataattataattattttaacaGGAATCAAAATCCTTTTAATAGATATCCACCATATTAGTTATATATGATGCAAGCACTTGGAAAAGGGAAATATATTACgtatataaaagatatatatatatatatatattgagatatatgtatgcatgtatgtatgtatttatttattttacgttttttttttttttttttttattataatttataattgtTTGTAATTTTTACGTGAGTAATACACACATATaagtttatatataaatggaTAAATGTATAcctatatttatttatgttttatattttatacgtttttatatattaattcgTAGATTCGCccatttaaattttattccTTTATTCATACATTATTCATTCATCCATccatttatttatttattattattctttttaaatgtgtagtaaaaatatatatatatatatatatatgtattaaattTCCTTGAGTgcacatttttttaaaatatatagttGAGCATAACATACgcatacatatatgtatacaatataatatatattatattatattatatatatgtgcacattttttaaaatatatagttGAGCATAACATAcgtatacatatatgtatacaatataatataatatatattatattatattatattatattatattatattatattatattatattatattatattatattatattatattatattatattatattatattatattatattatattatattatattataNNNNNNNNNNNNNNNNNNNNNNNNNNNNNNNNNNNNNNNNNNNNNNNNNNNNNNNNNNNNNNNNNNNNNNNNNNNNNNNNNNNNNNNNNNNNNNNNNNNNataaaaaaaatataaaaatttttataaaaattatttaaaaaaaaaaaaaaaaaaaaaaaaaaaaaaaaaaaactatatatatatatatatatatatatcttttaattaaggataacatataaaagttcgaataaaaaaaacacaattaatgataaaatttcaaaacaaaattttcgtatattttcataatgAGTAGgtatttaataaataaaaataaatatatattaagattaaaaataaaataatactataatgtatgtataaataatatatacacaatggaaaataatattcttaGCACGcatatgtgtatatatatatatataatgtatgtatgtatgtttttttttttttttttacacTGATAATGGTATTGgtaatataatgaaaatgattAAAAGGCTTAAaaggataaaaataactcaaatgatcataataatattattgtaCCTTCATGTTTGTTCTTGTCCttaagaaaagaaaaattagaaaatgATAACATTTGAAAGATATACCTTTCCTTTAattgatttatttatgtgtgTAAATGTGTTTGTTTTGATGGTTAGTAATAATTCCCCctctttttatatatgatcataaatgaaaagaagaaaaagaattataacataatcgttatattatataatatttatcataaaatatttaacaatgatagaatataatatatttatatatatatatatatatgtggaAATATAAGCAAGGCTATacaaatttataaatttttttgaatgaaaagaaataaaatgaaagataattcaaataaaactatacttatatatattatcttatAATGTTCAAATGATACataagaatattattatgttcatcatttataatatataataatacatttttaatattatattatatatatatatatgttaatttttatatatcttataaaGGGAATAATGGAGGAAAGTATACCAAAGTgatcataaatatattattataataatatatataaatatctttttttttttttttttttttttttttttgtatgtaaatagattatttataaataattaaaaatatatatattttttatttgttttattataatataataaatatgatagtaattttaaaattttatacaattttttttggtatttcccgtattatttaattttatctttaattttatatgatatttgTTAATtgttcattatttattatttattgttttattttgtgTACAGTTTATTTAGtgtacttttttttatttctttttaatttttaattattattaatttattttattttattttattttattttttttttttttttttttttttacgtACAATGGGAATAAGCCAAAAAAAGTACATTGTGAAAAACATTATAGATGATAATAAGAAACCAGTAATTATTCATAAGTACTATAGAGAAAGTTTatttgaaaataaattaagGTTTGAATGTGAACTCGAATTTTTACAATCATTATGTAATATagattatataaaacatttatatgataataaatattttaatgattataattttataaattatttaaaatatttaaattattgGAGAAATAAAccttatatattttacgTACATTTTCctatatgtttatatgtattagatatattaaataataataacacaaatatatattttaatcaTGCAAATTCGTttcaaaattttatatattatctgAAGCTTCATTGGTTATATTTTAGTTACCAAATGTAgaccatatatatatatatatatatataatatatattttcctaatgtgtatcaaatatatgtatatataatatatatttatatatatcttttttattttgtaaaatataaataatatgtatcATATAGAATGTATTACTTAGTATGTTCTTATATCTTCATAATGTAATATACttttataaacatattatatgtacatatatttttataaaatatcatCCTTTTGTACTCTTTTATGGTTTG
This is a stretch of genomic DNA from Plasmodium reichenowi strain SY57 chromosome 14, whole genome shotgun sequence. It encodes these proteins:
- a CDS encoding protein kinase, putative; this encodes MDYFFNNLFDKKDIQDTFVNLLHEKIKEYIQSGILSNCTTYYKYEIEKCPKEQIKINTKLINDFNEKFLLDILKINNNLKIYYDIKYNVIYSLLLQQYNKNKVIFNNSGHNIIKNLYKIKKKCTSYFINEFLIIKCIHNTQFGNIYYCKNVFNNKKYCMKLFYLIPCLKNNCPYYINDQVFMTNYFHKILNEIFFLIYLKNKNIILIEKIFWDNEKKIICIFLQYIKYQSMYFKKKIGIYSIYKKNKKKGIILEKNNKNDSVQIQLYSEKFLKYLFLQIYKTLISLLKKNVAYHDLKPDNILLNKRNLHEIITCSVQVKNKKKIKNIKKKNLKKNSKIEIVNVEYNIQKEVTNISKKRNRNENNNDLTNLYKKNIFGIREKERDKKNVQKIKKKKNPNVHFSPYHKFDLDSMKKNKIKYIYNVKLNKCLEYDEKVKEIFFMKNNLREIFLFSSYNTTVHIQMFVKKKNNISNPNLHQNNLVEQKNNSNNNKRNQMEHMYNIQSEYISTHNMNNNYQINKIRNMSIFKCTPKKYISFLKFYWIYFNKEDLKKQNVDSFLIYLDLYFINKYFNKKFNSNNILGLKPYEKQRIKNKIEHDINKKLHKNDTVKNNAINNNNDDNDDDRFNENNDFFKLIDFDTCSFISQNCNHPGTYIFSPYEALFNVTNKDIDYYKKLSYNFGSVLYTFVYGKPPYYGKDIFEIFQNMQKKLTFPKYRKINKDLRNLLRKLLKKNQDERMQFKKIKRHKWFLNNN
- a CDS encoding proteasome subunit alpha type-1, putative, whose protein sequence is MYRNLYDTDNIIYSPEGRLYQVEYASEAIKQGTCAVAVKSKDYVVVSGLKKCISKLSFPQEKIFKIDDYIGISMSGITSDAKVLTKFMQNECLSHKFLYNEDINIESLVRSVADKYQKNTQKSSKRAFGVGLMIAAYHNEPCIFETRPNGSYFEYDALSFGARSHASKTYLEKNLNLFEECSLEELILHCLKALKCSLSSESELTTSNTALAVVGKNHPWQEFSPVQLEEYLSKVKMDAEQEKVEENVQNEANE
- a CDS encoding trailer hitch-like protein; amino-acid sequence: MSSVSTLPYIGSKISLISNSEIRYEGILYTINTHESTVALQNVRSFGTEGRRQPDIAPSNEVYDFIIFRGKDIKDVTVSETGKNIPDDPAIVSMNIAPSSKNNITDNLNYNNNMNINKSLKVNNNLISSNDRNMNNRRYYNNRPNYNFHYNNRNYNINQNNNNNNNNNYKYRNYRNYERSNYVIGELQSQLNPALKNKFSPDFDFNTNNMKFDKNNILEEKNKEASTALNNHMQVGGYDKNSSFFDNISCETLDKKQGIDEKVDREKLRMLDVDTFGIAAAHYRTNMHNRHQNRIKMRNNRKHKIFSQNNYNYFNRNQNPFNRYPPY
- a CDS encoding mediator complex subunit 31, putative, with protein sequence MGISQKKYIVKNIIDDNKKPVIIHKYYRESLFENKLRFECELEFLQSLCNIDYIKHLYDNKYFNDYNFINYLKYLNYWRNKPYIFYVHFPICLYVLDILNNNNTNIYFNHANSFQNFIYYLKLHWLYFSYQM